A single genomic interval of Maledivibacter sp. harbors:
- a CDS encoding Na/Pi cotransporter family protein, whose amino-acid sequence MYKNVEKGGRHVEVAFGLIGGLGLFLYGMNVMAAGLEKSAGDKLKRFIEILTSNRIMAVIVGALVTMVVQSSSATTVMVVGFVNAGVMKLTQAVGVIMGANIGTTITAQLVSFKLTKIAPVAVGIGVGIWIFSSNRKVKTFSEIIIGFGILFLGMDMMKNAVEPLKGYEGFTNLLRSFGNDNIFDKTLAIFAGFGITAILQSSSATTSLLIALASKGLLPISSAFPVLLGTNIGTCVTAMISSVGANKTAKRAALAHLLFNVIGTVLFVIFLAKPTLWAVTKLSVAPERQLANAHTLFNIANTLLLLPFASLLVYVVNRVIPYDPDEEKEIQGIKYIDDRILETPSIAIGQVIKEVLHMGNVALESYNSSIKAFFEKSEKHAGETFKVEKIVNEMEREIASYLLKVSNTEVSSKQREMIEGLFNTINDIERVGDHADNLAELAMYRIENKLNFSDKALEELRTMHERVVKSYKEALTALKSGDIQAAQRVIEREGEIDLMEKNLRANHIGRLNKQQCIPGSGVIFLDIISNLERIADHASNIALAVMDYNRK is encoded by the coding sequence ATGGAATGAATGTTATGGCTGCGGGACTAGAAAAATCTGCTGGGGATAAACTGAAAAGATTTATTGAAATATTGACTAGTAATCGTATTATGGCTGTAATTGTTGGAGCCCTTGTAACAATGGTTGTACAAAGTAGTAGTGCTACAACAGTAATGGTTGTAGGTTTTGTTAATGCAGGTGTTATGAAGCTTACTCAAGCAGTAGGAGTTATTATGGGGGCCAATATAGGGACAACTATTACGGCACAATTGGTTTCATTTAAATTAACTAAAATTGCTCCCGTTGCCGTAGGAATAGGTGTTGGAATTTGGATATTTTCTTCCAATAGAAAGGTAAAGACTTTTTCTGAAATTATTATAGGTTTTGGTATATTATTTTTAGGTATGGATATGATGAAAAATGCTGTAGAACCATTGAAGGGATATGAAGGCTTTACAAATCTTCTTCGCAGCTTTGGAAATGATAATATATTTGATAAGACTTTGGCGATTTTTGCTGGATTTGGTATAACGGCTATCTTGCAAAGTAGTAGTGCCACTACCAGTTTGCTTATTGCGTTAGCTAGTAAAGGCTTATTACCTATATCTTCAGCTTTTCCAGTATTGTTAGGTACCAATATTGGGACATGTGTTACTGCAATGATTTCCAGTGTTGGAGCGAATAAAACTGCTAAGAGAGCAGCTTTAGCCCATTTATTATTTAATGTAATAGGTACTGTGCTATTTGTTATATTCTTGGCTAAGCCTACTTTATGGGCGGTTACTAAATTATCCGTTGCACCTGAAAGACAATTGGCTAATGCCCATACATTGTTTAATATTGCAAACACCCTACTATTGCTTCCTTTTGCTTCATTACTGGTATATGTGGTTAATAGAGTTATACCCTATGATCCAGATGAAGAAAAGGAAATTCAAGGTATTAAATATATTGATGATAGGATATTAGAAACTCCATCAATTGCAATTGGTCAAGTTATTAAAGAAGTATTGCATATGGGAAATGTTGCCTTAGAATCCTATAATAGCTCTATAAAGGCATTCTTTGAAAAAAGTGAAAAACATGCTGGAGAAACCTTTAAAGTTGAAAAGATTGTTAATGAAATGGAGAGGGAAATCGCAAGCTATCTATTAAAGGTATCCAATACTGAGGTCTCTTCTAAACAAAGGGAAATGATTGAAGGATTATTTAATACTATCAATGATATAGAAAGAGTTGGAGACCATGCCGATAATTTAGCAGAGCTTGCTATGTATAGAATAGAGAATAAATTGAACTTCTCTGATAAAGCATTAGAAGAACTAAGAACTATGCATGAACGAGTAGTTAAATCATATAAAGAAGCATTGACTGCCTTAAAGTCAGGGGATATACAAGCAGCTCAAAGAGTTATAGAAAGGGAAGGCGAAATAGATTTAATGGAAAAAAATCTTCGTGCAAATCATATTGGAAGATTAAATAAACAACAATGTATCCCTGGATCGGGAGTAATATTCTTAGATATTATAAGTAATCTTGAAAGAATTGCTGACCATGCATCAAATATAGCTTTGGCAGTTATGGATTACAATAGAAAATAG
- a CDS encoding DegV family protein, with amino-acid sequence MGIKILTDSVADVPDKLVAELGIEVMPLTVNFEDGSYRDGIEITKDQFYAKLSKAQKLPTTSQITPGEFINVFEAFTKEGNEVIAILMSARLSGTYNSAVVAKDYLDKENITIIDSEYVTFPQGLIVIEAARMALKGYSKSEIIDRVNYMKKNMQCKFIIEEIEYLKKGGRLTPSQALIGKLLNIKPILTMKDGELIYDNKVRGKKKAIKWVINWIDKNNYYLEEKTVGLFHSNSYDFLMDLRKELISSIDINEIIETKVGAVVGTHAGPGCIAIAFVK; translated from the coding sequence ATGGGAATAAAGATATTGACAGATAGTGTTGCCGATGTCCCAGATAAGCTTGTTGCGGAATTAGGGATTGAAGTAATGCCTTTAACCGTAAATTTTGAAGATGGATCATATAGGGACGGAATAGAAATTACAAAGGATCAGTTTTATGCTAAGCTTTCTAAGGCTCAGAAACTGCCTACTACTTCTCAAATAACTCCTGGAGAATTTATTAATGTATTTGAAGCTTTCACAAAGGAAGGTAATGAAGTTATTGCTATTTTAATGTCGGCTAGACTTAGTGGAACCTATAATTCAGCCGTAGTTGCTAAAGATTATTTAGATAAGGAAAATATTACAATTATTGATTCGGAATATGTAACGTTTCCCCAGGGCCTTATAGTTATAGAAGCCGCTAGGATGGCATTAAAAGGATATTCTAAATCAGAAATTATTGATAGAGTAAATTATATGAAAAAAAATATGCAGTGTAAGTTTATCATTGAGGAGATAGAATATTTAAAAAAAGGTGGGAGACTTACTCCTAGCCAAGCTTTGATTGGAAAACTATTAAATATAAAACCAATTTTAACTATGAAAGACGGAGAATTGATATATGATAATAAGGTTAGGGGTAAAAAAAAGGCCATAAAGTGGGTAATAAATTGGATTGATAAGAATAATTATTACTTAGAAGAAAAAACCGTTGGACTATTTCATTCAAATAGCTACGATTTTTTAATGGATTTGCGTAAAGAATTAATTTCTAGTATAGATATCAATGAAATTATTGAAACCAAGGTAGGGGCAGTAGTAGGGACCCATGCTGGACCAGGATGTATAGCCATCGCCTTTGTAAAATA